One Channa argus isolate prfri chromosome 15, Channa argus male v1.0, whole genome shotgun sequence DNA segment encodes these proteins:
- the LOC137099344 gene encoding 5-hydroxytryptamine receptor 3A-like gives MLSEMVRFLFNRLGRTVLLLSVLIVGRGCADSNCTSRRCLAEMLINYNLTSQPQYENCTQTIFVPLIEYQTVSVDTKDLHLSTRLQAVLVWTDPGLSWNTSVYNYDKVVLPAEKVWTPELQVTNAIETSLEDASSDLLLYNNGTMVHTVILNALVNCEINLFNYPFAADECPVAIQTWSFDGCGTQLTLGELLVIDSSHGDWQTESAELQQNNENRNYIMVSLKIKYSNPFITLMLPSILIILADMVSFALPLGGGERNSFKVTLVLSFTMFLVILNDQLPGDSECSPVIRIHFCVCLILLVLSMLVSLVLTRMAADGRLIFNFWSKQSITRNREKNKGKNEDEVIGGISVVQLKGSDEDSRMLKKVVSFLETLSTKQLESERCERFADTLDTIFFWFYFILGMVYFCVMIYIMVRHTCYVNHFDFWKN, from the exons ATGCTATCAGAAATGGTGAGATTTCTTTTCAACAGGCTGGGTAGGACTGTCCTCTTACTGAGTGTACTAATAGTAG GACGTGGATGTGCTGACTCCAATTGCACAAGTCGCAGATGTCTGGCAGAGATGTTGATAAACTATAACCTCACATCCCAACCACAGTATGAAAACTGCACCCAAACAATATTTGTGCCCCTCATTGAGTACCAAACAGTGTCAGTT GACACAAAGGATCTCCACCTAAGTACCCGTCTGCAAGCTGTACTT GTATGGACAGATCCAGGTCTGAGCTGGAACACATCAGTTTATAATTATGACAAAGTGGTACTGCCAGCAGAAAAAGTCTGGACCCCAGAGCTCCAAGTGACAAATGC AATAGAAACTTCTCTGGAGGATGCTTCTTCTGATCTGCTGTTATACAATAATGGCACCATGGTGCACACTGTGATCTTGAATGCACTGGTCAACTGTGAAATCAACCTGTTCAACTATCCCTTTGCTGCTGATGAATGTCCTGTTGCAATACAAACCTGGTCCTTTGACG gATGTGGCACACAGCTGACATTAGGTGAACTGCTAGTTATTGATAGTTCCCATGGAGACTGGCAAACTGAGTCAGCAgagttgcagcaaaataatgaaaaccgCAATTATATCATG GTGTCACTGAAAATCAAATATTCCAACCCCTTTATTACATTAATGCTGCCCAGTATTCTTATCATCTTGGCTGATATGGTCAGCTTTGCCCTGCCACTGGGAGGTGGAGAACGCAACAGTTTCAAGGTCACGCTGGTGCTCAGCTTCACCATGTTCCTCGTCATCCTCAATGACCAGCTTCCTGGAGACAGCGAGTGCAGTCCCGTCATCC GCATCCACTTCTGCGTTTGTCTGATCCTCTTGGTGTTGAGCATGCTGGTGTCTTTGGTGCTAACACGAATGGCTGCAGATGGTAGGCTTATTTTCAACTTCTGGTCCAAACAATCCATCAcaagaaatagagaaaaaaacaagggaAAAAATGAAGATGAGG TAATAGGTGGCATCAGTGTTGTTCAGCTGAAGGGCTCAGATGAAGACAGTCGAATGCTCAAAAAGGTGGTCAGCTTCCTGGAAACTTTAAGCACTAAGCAATTGGAAAGTGAGAGATGTGAGAGGTTTGCCGACACCCTGGACACAATTTTTTTCTGGTTCTATTTCATTCTTGGCATGGTTTACTTTTGTGTCATGATTTATATTATGGTGAGGCATACATGTTATGTTAACCATTTTGATTTCTGGAAGAACTGA